The following nucleotide sequence is from Candidatus Acidiferrales bacterium.
GTCCTGCTGGTGAGCTTTCTGCAAGTACAAGCCGAAGTCGAACTGCTCGAGAGGCTTGCTGCCTTCAAGCGTCAATTCCGTGCCGATCCTCCCCTCCTCCTCCATGCCGGATATTTCATGGCAACCCGCGCATCCGTGCCGTTTCACCAGCGCTTTACCCTCCTCCTTCAGCTTGGGATCGTTGAGGAAAGGGGCAGCCGGATACGAGGCGGTGGTCTTGAGCGTCATCAAATAGCTCGCAATGTCGCGCACTTCCTGCCACGACAACCGCAGGTTGGGCATCACCGTCATCTGCTGCACTTGCAATTCGTGGCCGTCGTTGGGGCACTTCGAGTGGTCCAGATCAAAGACGTACGGCAAGCCCTTCTTGGCATAATCCCTGGGACCGAGGTCGCGCTTCTCATAGGGACAGTATGGCCGTATTCGCTCCCGGGGGTCGTGGATCCACTGCACCAGATAGTCATACTTGACCTTTTCCCCCACGCGGGTCAGATTGGCCGCGAAGGTTCCGCCCGTGGCGTTGGCTCCCTCGCCCACCGCGTGACAGCCCATGCAACCCCGTGTTTGGAAGCTTTCTCTACCCTTCACGGGGTCCCCGGGCGGTTGACGATCGGCCCTGGCGTCGATAGCGGCCTGCCAAAGGAAGGCGGAAATAGCGTTCCGCTCTTCCCTCGTCAGCCGGAACTGCGGCATCCGGGTCGTCGGGCGAAAGGCGGTGGGATTTTCAATCCAAACGGGGATCCATTCCGGGCGGAGCTTGGCGCGCACTTCCTTCAAGTTAGGCCCGACCTTTTTGATGTCCCTCAGGAGATTCCCGGAGCGGAAGTCGAGCTGTTCGATGCGCGCGTCGAGGTCGCTGATCGAGACGCGGAGGGTGTCGGCCCTGGTGTAGAGGGCGCGAGCTGTCTCATTGTCAGGGGCCTCGTCGCCTTGTTGAATCGTTCGCTGCACTTCCTTCTGGGTGGCGACGCGTTGTGCTTCAAGCTGCTGGATCGATTGCCGGACGGAGAGCAGTTCCTCCGGCTCAGGATCGTAGCCTTGATACCGATGGCAACCCATGCATCCGCGATACTGGAAAAGCTCTTTGCCGGCGGTGAGGACAGGCGCCTGATCGAGCACCATGTCGTTGGTATGGCACTGCTGGCATCCCGCCTCAAAGTTCGCCTTTTCATACTGCGGCCACAACCAGTGCTTGTATTTCCCATGGGCTTCCCGGATGCTTTGCACCTGCATGCCGTTGCCGTTGTGGCACGGCGTGCAACCGAACTTCTCCGGGTCGTGGATCTTCAACAACTCCATTTGCGGGTGGCTGGTAAAAGCCGCTTCCCCGCCCATATCCCGCCGCGTCAGCACGACGGGTTCACGTGTGCCCACGTGGCACGATTCGCAGCGATCCACGACGCCGGCGTCCGGGTTGTTGATCTGCTTGATCTCGATGGTAAAGGCATCCATCTTGTTCTGGATCCCCTCAAGCTGCTCGGCCGTCAAGCCGTTCAGATGATCCTGGAGGTAGGCGTCGCGTTTTTGTTGAAGCTCCGACCTGGGGCGAAGAATTTCGGCCTGCTGCGCAAGTACTTTCCCCTTTTCTGCTTGGAGCCGATTGAACTCGTCCTCCAGTTGTTCAAAGGTGAACTTTGTCTTCTCGAGCCTGCCGCCGCTCTCGGCGACTGGCAGTTTCACCACAAACGGTCCCCGCTTGAACTTGTTAAGATCGTCCTCGAGCGACTTCTTCCCTTTGGGGCTGGAGGTGTGCTCAATCCGATAAATTCGAGCGCCGACGTCAGCCCGGAGCGTCGTGTATTCATCACTGATCACTGAGAGGCGCTGATCGAGGAGTGTTGCTTGACGCTCGATTTCGGCCAGCTTTGGTGCCACCGCGTTTTCCAGGTCTTTCAGTTCCTGCTCTAGCGCCTGAAATTCGGCGGCGGCACGGATTGCCTCTTCGGCAGCCCGCTGCTTAGGGATTTGCTTTTGGAGATATTCACTGTAGAGACTGACAAAGCGACGCTGGTAGCTCTTCCAGGGACGCAGGCCGAAGACTTCGTCATAGAGCGCCCAGCCCAGGGAGATCACCAGGAGGAGAGCGCTGATAAGGAGGTATCCGGCCAGCGACTGACTCAGGATGGGATCCTTTTCGGGAGCCTCAGGCAAACCGCTCCTCCTCGCTCTCGATGCGCGGGGCGCTTAGATGTTGAACCACGGTGTGATCCATACGTATTTGATATTGAACAGGCGCCTGACCAGAATCTTGAGCGGCAAACTGAACATGACGATGAGGAAGAATTGCATCGTCAGGTATTGAACCAGGCTCATTCTCTGGTAAATCTTCCGGCTAAATTCGCTCCGGACGATGAGCTTGTGAATGGCCCACCCCATCGCCGCAAAATACGTCCCCAATATGACTGCGCCAAAGATCCCCTTTCCCCACATCGAGCTTATGCCGAAAATGTCAGGCAAGTTGCGGTTCACCGCAAACACGAGCCGGTTGGGGTCCCAGGTTTGTCCCGGCCAGAACCACATCCATCCCGGTCCCCGGATAAAGGTGCCGATAAAGATCATCCCGAGCCACAGAACCAGGAACCCGAAGCAGAACGTTGCTATGGCGTACTTCCTTTGTTTCAGGGTGTAGTAGCCGGAGCCGAGGGGATTGGTGTCAATGTAGGGAATCACCATCAGGCCCAAAATAATCAGCGTGGGCATGACCACGCCAGCAATCCAGGGGTCGAAATACTCCAGCATCTCTTGAAGCCCGAGGAAATACCAGGGCGCCTTGGCCGGATTCATCGTCAGGTTGGGGTTGGCCGGTTCTTCCAGCGGGGCGTTGAGGGTGATGGACCAAATCATCAGGATGACCGTCACCACGATCGCCGCCAGGAACTCGATACGCAGCAAGAAGGGCCAGGTGTGAACTTCCTTGCTCCACCCGGGTTTCCAGGGCTGCGTCTTGCGGTGATGCGTCTTGGCCAACTCCGGGTCGGCTTCCAGTTGAGCAATCAGCCGATCGTTGGCCACGGCCTGGCGGAAACCGTACCAGACGTAAAACGGGAACAAAAAGAACAGCGCGACGATGGGAACGTTATCCGGAGCTGAAACAATCTCCCAGAGTTGATGCCAATCCATAAAGCAACCTCGCGCGAGCGGCCCCGCTAGTGCCGTTCCAACTTAATTAACGTAATCACCAAATAGCTCATCCCGTTCCCATCGCTGGAATCGGACTCACGGCAAACAGTCCGAAAGAGTTGGATCGGCACTAAAGCTTTCTCTCCGGCTTGATTTCCGATTCCAGTTGCACCGGAGCCGGTCCGGAGATTCCTCCATCCTTCCTGACACGCCAGAAATGCACGCCCATAAACACCGCTGCGATGAGAGGAATGGCGATGCAGTGCCAGATGTAGGAACGGAGCAGGGCATTGGCATCCACGATGGAGCCTCCCAGCAAGGCAAACCGCAAGTCGTTATAGGACGTCATGCCGAGCTCGGGGCCAAAAGGTCCCTCGGCGCCGACTACCGGCGTGGCCTTCGCCATGCTGGTGCCTACCGTGACCGCCCAAAATCCCAGTTGGTCATCAGGCAGCAGATAGCCGGTGAAAGAGAGGAGCAGGGTCAGAACGAGCAGGATTACGCCCACAACCCAGTTGAACTCACGCGGCTTCTTGTACGAGCCGGTCAGAAAGACACGGAACATGTGGAGCCAGACCGTGATGACCATCAGGTGCGCCGCCCAACGATGCATATTGCGCAAGAGTTTTCCGAAGGGGACATCGCTCATCAGGTAAACGATATCCCGATAGGCCTGACCTTTTGTGGGATGGTAGTAATACATCAGCAGCACGCCCGTGAAAGTCAGGACAATGAAGAGGTAGAAGGTGATCCCTCCCATGCCCCAGGTGTAGCTGTAGCGCACGGCATCGCGATTGATTTTTCCCGGATGGAGGTGAAGGAAAACGTTGGTAAGGATGCCGAGGGCGCGGCTGCGCTCGGTCTCGTCGTGTTTGACCCGGAAGATCGACTTGTAAAGCTGGGTCTTCTTCGGTTTCTTCAGAGCCTCGACTTCTTCCTTGACCTTTTCCTTCAGGACCTGGGTCCCCTCGCGGACTTCCTGCAGGAGACCTGTCAGGCCTTTCTTTTCCGAATTGGTGTTTCGTTGGTCTGCCATCAACCTCTCCCGCCTCCCCTGCGCCCGGCCGCCCCTGGCAGCTCAGTAGATGTGCCCGCTGCTGCCGTTCCTATTGAGGCTGTTTCCCCTGAGTCGTGTGCCCCACAAGTGGGAACGGCACTAACCGGGGATATAAGCGCCCGGGTCATTGAAGTGGTTCGCGAGGCCCTTGTTCTTGTCCCAGGAATACAATTTACTCGTGTCCACGACGATCTGCCCTTCAGCGTCAATCTCCACGTGGGTCCGGTCCATCGGCCGCGGAGCCGGACCCTCGAAATTGATCCCCTCGGGGGTGTATCCGCTGCCGTGACAAGGACATTTGAATTTGTTTTCGCCTGCTTTCCAGTCGGGCGTGCAACCCAGGTGGGTGCAACGCGCATAAATCACGAATAATCGGTCCGGTTCTCGAACCACCCAGATCCTGGCCTGTTGCTTGAACTTTTCGCTGACCCCCAGAGCGAAATCCGAAGGATACCCGATGCGGAACACCGTGCTGGGCTCAAACAGCGCCCGCGGGAAAAAAAAGCGCAGGAACATCAGGAAGTTCACACTCAGGAACGTCACGACGCAAGTCCAGACAAAGCGACGTCGCATTTGGACCGGTTCGCCCGTGGGCTTGCCTTCCGCCGACGGGCCGGCAGGCTTGGGCGCAACCGAAGCTCCGGCCGTTGCCTTTTCCGCCTTGGCCGGCAGCGTTTGGGCTGGCGCAGCACTCACTTTTTTTTCATCTTTGCTGTTGGCGTTTGGCATGAGTCCAATCGTTCACTCGGCTCCCCACCCAGGCGCTGGAACCACCGCGCGGGGAGCCTTCCCCACGCCCGGCGGGAGCAGTTCGGGGCCGTCCGCATCCTTCCCTCGTGTTTTCGCAACCTGCCGCCGATAGCGCTCTTGGCAGCTCCGCCCTCGCTGCGGCTGACTCGGCGGCCCGGTCGTGCGTCTCTTTACCGGAACTGGCAGGCTTGGCCGATGGAGGTGTAGATTGGCCCCCGGCTGGTCTTGAAGAAGGCCCAATCTTGGACGCAGGGAGGGGCTCTCGATTGGAACCGGTGATGGCTCGTGTTCAACCGTAAGTTTCTCGCGCAATGGAAAGCCCTAGGAGAAAGAAGAATTTATTCGTAAACTATATTTCTATAATGCGAGCCTACGTCTGTCAAGCCCATGTTGTGCCGCCCCCCTCGTTTGCTTTCCGGCCCGCAGTTGAGGGAAAGTCACGGCGAGGAATGGGACGGGTGGGCGTAAGGGCGACAGCCGGCCGGGAAGAGCGACCGGGTCAACATGAGGGGCAGCTTTCGGCCTCAGCCGGTTGTGGAAACCAGCATGGATGAACACAAAAAAATTGCGGTTGTGCTCTTCCAGCTTGGCGGGCCTGATTCGTTGGCGGCGGTGGAGCCGTTTCTCTACAACCTCTTCAGCGACCCGGACATCATCGCCCTGCCTCTCGGGCGATTCGCTCGTTTGCCTTTGGCGCGTTTGATTGCTTCCGCGCGGGCCAAGAAGCTCCGGAATGCCTACGCGGCCATCGGCGGCAAATCTCCCATCGGTGACCTCACCCGGCGACAAGCCAGGGCGCTCGAACTGGAGTTGCGAAAGGAAATCGACGCGAAAGTCTTTGTGGCAATGCGCTATTGGCATCCGCTGACCGAGGAAGCAGTCGCCGAACTGCGAGCCGCCCCCTTTCACGAATTGGTTCTTCTTCCGCTCTATCCGCAGTATTCCAAGACCACCACCGGAAGCAGTTGGAATGAGTGGAATCGAAAATACCGGCCTGCGGCCGGGAATCATCTGCCGGTAAGATGGGTGCGGCACTTCTACAACCATCCCTCCTACATTGACGCTCTGGTCGAAAAGGTGAACCGGCAACTCGAACGTTTTGCGAGTCCCGAGGACGTCCACCTTGTCTTCAGCGCCCATGGCGTGCCGGCCAGCGTCATTGAAAGCGGAGATCCTTACCAGGAGCAAGTGGAAGCCACTCGAAAGCTCGTGGTCGAACGCGGGCGATGGCCGTGCCCTCATATTCTTTGCTACCAAAGCAGAGTTGGCCCCGGGCGGTGGCTCGAACCCGGCTTGCATGCCACTATTCATTCGCTTGCCGCGAATGGCGCCAAGAATGTTTTGGTGATCCCCGTCTCTTTTGTCTCTGACCACATCGAAACGTTGAATGAGATTGACATTGAGGTGCGGGCCGAAGCGATGCGCCTCGGCATCACGCATTTTGAAATGATGCCCGCCCTGAACGATTCGCCCAAATTCATCCGCGCGCTGGCCGAGCTTGTGTGGCAAGCGGTTGGCTTATTACAGGGCAAAGAAGGCTATGTCGAATCATCGAAAACCGAAAACCGAGACCTGCCACCTGCTACCTGAAACCTGAAACCTGCCCCCTGTCGTTTTGGTCGAGAGCTACTTGCGGCCCAGGAAGCGGATGCGGGCGGTCAAGGCTCGATGCTGGCCGCCGGCGAAGAGCAGGAAGCGAGGCGAGTCCACGTTGTTGTCCACCACGTTCGGGTTGGCGTGCCCGGTGATGTTGTTGTAGCCGGCCCGCAAGGCCCACTGGTAGTGGAGGAGAGAGAATCGCCGCTCGAGATGCAAGTTGAGGCTGAAATAGGAGGGAAAGCGGCGGCGGTTCGGCAGTTCGGCCAACTCCTGCTTCGAGTCCACCACGCTGAAGGGAAAGCCGTCCCGCCATTCGAAAAAGGCGGCCAGATCAAACTTGCGCACGAGTGGCAGCCAAACCCACGATAGCAGCCGGTTCGGAGTGTCCCAGCTCAACGGGCCTTCGCCCTGGCCGGTGACGAGCAGGTTTTCCAATCGAAAATCCACCGCCCGGTTGGTTCGCGCTGACGACCGGGTGTAGGACGCCATCCAGTAGTAGGTTTTCCAGAAAGTTCGGCGGACCGTGGTCTCGAAGGAATCGTAGCGGTCCCGGCGCGCGTTGCGCAGTTCCAAAATCCCGCCAAACTGGTTCTGCTGGCCCCGTACCAACCTGTTGGTACGGGGCTGGCCGGGGGAAACAACGTTCTCAAAGACAAATCCCTGGTAGGTGCGCCTCTGGATGAAGTTGGCGCGCAGGTAGAAAGCAAGCGGAAGCTTTTGTTCGAATCCTGCGCTCCAGTTCAGCGCATACGGAACCTTGAGGCTCGCTTCGTTTACCTGGAAAAATGTTTCGAGCGGGCCGCGGGCGGGCGTTATGCCATCGG
It contains:
- a CDS encoding c-type cytochrome, with the translated sequence MPEAPEKDPILSQSLAGYLLISALLLVISLGWALYDEVFGLRPWKSYQRRFVSLYSEYLQKQIPKQRAAEEAIRAAAEFQALEQELKDLENAVAPKLAEIERQATLLDQRLSVISDEYTTLRADVGARIYRIEHTSSPKGKKSLEDDLNKFKRGPFVVKLPVAESGGRLEKTKFTFEQLEDEFNRLQAEKGKVLAQQAEILRPRSELQQKRDAYLQDHLNGLTAEQLEGIQNKMDAFTIEIKQINNPDAGVVDRCESCHVGTREPVVLTRRDMGGEAAFTSHPQMELLKIHDPEKFGCTPCHNGNGMQVQSIREAHGKYKHWLWPQYEKANFEAGCQQCHTNDMVLDQAPVLTAGKELFQYRGCMGCHRYQGYDPEPEELLSVRQSIQQLEAQRVATQKEVQRTIQQGDEAPDNETARALYTRADTLRVSISDLDARIEQLDFRSGNLLRDIKKVGPNLKEVRAKLRPEWIPVWIENPTAFRPTTRMPQFRLTREERNAISAFLWQAAIDARADRQPPGDPVKGRESFQTRGCMGCHAVGEGANATGGTFAANLTRVGEKVKYDYLVQWIHDPRERIRPYCPYEKRDLGPRDYAKKGLPYVFDLDHSKCPNDGHELQVQQMTVMPNLRLSWQEVRDIASYLMTLKTTASYPAAPFLNDPKLKEEGKALVKRHGCAGCHEISGMEEEGRIGTELTLEGSKPLEQFDFGLYLQKAHQQDWYSHKGFFERKLAKPNVFDDGRIRAPSEQLRMPNPHLKPEEIAALTTFLLGSVNSQLPQRYFDLPEDWRKDIQDGWWLIKKYNCMGCHQFQVTQSSALMTVPWYQTAEGKDQLPPKLLGVGARVNPDWLAKFLANPAMSEKDTDRNGVRPYLNVRMPTFSFSPNEIRKLVRFFEAAASQPLPYLPPRLEPLSSQEVAMARALFTSRAAPCLKCHATGEPSHDRFVTAPNFLLARERLKPGWTKRWLLDPSMISPGTGMPSGLFKREGDRWVFSGPTPPIFKGYGKDHADLLVRYMFEITPEEQRRLLGMRTNTANFPSQDTGKGASGIAGRQPTVAWKAH
- a CDS encoding cytochrome b N-terminal domain-containing protein, translated to MADQRNTNSEKKGLTGLLQEVREGTQVLKEKVKEEVEALKKPKKTQLYKSIFRVKHDETERSRALGILTNVFLHLHPGKINRDAVRYSYTWGMGGITFYLFIVLTFTGVLLMYYYHPTKGQAYRDIVYLMSDVPFGKLLRNMHRWAAHLMVITVWLHMFRVFLTGSYKKPREFNWVVGVILLVLTLLLSFTGYLLPDDQLGFWAVTVGTSMAKATPVVGAEGPFGPELGMTSYNDLRFALLGGSIVDANALLRSYIWHCIAIPLIAAVFMGVHFWRVRKDGGISGPAPVQLESEIKPERKL
- a CDS encoding Rieske 2Fe-2S domain-containing protein, translating into MPNANSKDEKKVSAAPAQTLPAKAEKATAGASVAPKPAGPSAEGKPTGEPVQMRRRFVWTCVVTFLSVNFLMFLRFFFPRALFEPSTVFRIGYPSDFALGVSEKFKQQARIWVVREPDRLFVIYARCTHLGCTPDWKAGENKFKCPCHGSGYTPEGINFEGPAPRPMDRTHVEIDAEGQIVVDTSKLYSWDKNKGLANHFNDPGAYIPG
- the hemH gene encoding ferrochelatase — its product is MDEHKKIAVVLFQLGGPDSLAAVEPFLYNLFSDPDIIALPLGRFARLPLARLIASARAKKLRNAYAAIGGKSPIGDLTRRQARALELELRKEIDAKVFVAMRYWHPLTEEAVAELRAAPFHELVLLPLYPQYSKTTTGSSWNEWNRKYRPAAGNHLPVRWVRHFYNHPSYIDALVEKVNRQLERFASPEDVHLVFSAHGVPASVIESGDPYQEQVEATRKLVVERGRWPCPHILCYQSRVGPGRWLEPGLHATIHSLAANGAKNVLVIPVSFVSDHIETLNEIDIEVRAEAMRLGITHFEMMPALNDSPKFIRALAELVWQAVGLLQGKEGYVESSKTENRDLPPAT